The proteins below are encoded in one region of Rhodopirellula islandica:
- a CDS encoding DUF1569 domain-containing protein, which yields MSKISKRSLDFQTGDEVIAEINRLQAEGYTQSKNWNLTQICEHLNVIMTGGMEGFGFRLPKVLRATVLKWIFGRILRQRRMASAPTLDRLKPKSPDGPDDSKVIEECIATIRRASAFEGSMEEYPFLDGLTPEQWRQFMWIHAAHHLGFLEPK from the coding sequence ATGTCAAAGATCTCCAAGCGTTCTCTGGACTTCCAAACGGGTGACGAAGTCATCGCTGAAATCAATCGATTGCAAGCGGAGGGTTACACGCAGAGCAAGAACTGGAACCTCACCCAGATTTGTGAGCACCTGAACGTCATCATGACCGGTGGCATGGAAGGGTTTGGCTTTCGTCTGCCAAAGGTTCTTCGTGCCACGGTGCTCAAATGGATTTTCGGCCGAATCCTGCGGCAGCGAAGAATGGCCAGTGCCCCAACGCTGGATCGATTGAAACCCAAGTCGCCGGATGGTCCGGACGACTCAAAGGTGATCGAGGAATGCATCGCCACCATTCGGCGGGCGAGTGCGTTTGAAGGGTCGATGGAAGAGTACCCGTTTCTGGATGGCCTGACGCCCGAGCAGTGGCGTCAGTTCATGTGGATTCACGCGGCGCATCACCTTGGGTTTCTGGAACCCAAGTGA